Sequence from the Rutidosis leptorrhynchoides isolate AG116_Rl617_1_P2 chromosome 3, CSIRO_AGI_Rlap_v1, whole genome shotgun sequence genome:
TTAGACCAGATGGTTGCCGAAGCGGAATGACGATTTGTTATCACCCAATTGTAGACCACCAAAAACCGTATAAACTTTTTGATAATTCGAACCCAGTATGCATTGGGTTCAGTTTTGAAATGCCACCACCGTTTTCCCAATAAATCAAGGTTTTCCCTTTAAGAGTCCTGAGATTTAACCCTCCCTCCCCGAATGGTAGAATGACCTTGTCCCTTTTAACACacgatattttattattattattatcacccgaCCCATCTTTAAGAACACCTGACACTCTCAAGTTTTTTTGTCACACCTAGGGGAGCACAGAAGATGGAGAAGTAGTACAATGAAAGGCTATTTAGAATGATTTTACGAGAGTCAACCAACCACCAAAAGATACCAATCTTGCTTTCCAATCTGATGGACGTTTTTTGAATTAAACGGTAACCATTATTTAGGCCGGTTCAACTTGGCACCAATTGGAAGGTGATTGCTCGTTTCACAAACATATATTTAATTTCTAAATTTATACTTAAACGTGGACTCAACGATGTGACAAGCATACGAGATATTTTGACTCGGTAGTTGCAATTAGTAAGTTTATCGTTTAAGGTTCATCCCAAGATAGCGGTAGTTGCTAGTTGAATCTATGTAAACTCATAATCATCCTAGGTTGTGTTTGATTAGGGGGTTTTGAAGTTTAGATATTAAGATAACTAAATTAAATTAAACTAAGGACTGAGTGattaagtaaatatcaatattaaaagcATGCACACTTGTTTAATCCACTTGAAGCATTCGGGTTGTTCTTTTGTTCACTTAAGGTCTAATTATGCTCAAACATTATactagtatccctactagatgttATAGTGATCAAATCAATACTTGCGAATTCCCATAAGCTTATACCAATTGATCTTAATTGAATCATACAATTATCACAAGCAAGGTGGCAAAATTCGCTattggggattaatcggattgtactgtatacattaaaatattaaattttaaaaattatatctgtaaatatagaaaaaaaaaactataaatataaaaataaactttaacataattgtctaaaaaatttcattttgctcaaaaactataaaaatatagtttaaattaatgttaaaatgttaatcattcttgactttgaccgattttggtTACTAAATTCggttttgacccatcaattgacgttgaccgtttaattaaacgaatTTTTGAAAATCGGAATGGATTGTTCTTAACAagaattaatcggagattaattggcgagtaatcgggttttttacaacactgatatTCACAAGTACTTAGCATAGGTTAAAGTCCCCTAAAACCCTTTGGTGATCAAACTCCCGTAAGAAAACCAAACCTCACTATGTTGACTAAGGACTAATTGATTACCAACCAAAACCAAGACCCCAATCCCTTAAAAGCCTTAATTTGATTGTCTAAGTACAaattgcttcactaatcaaatcccttTGAATGCTACACAACCAATATAATCAAAGTCAAGTCCAAAACAATCATAACAAAGGATCTTGTGACTAGTTCTAGTGACAAATTACAATCATCAACCATAAATTCATCTAAACACAATCATAAATCATCAATATGAACAACCCATAGCATTCAAGCTTCATAAACAAGTGCACATAGTAAAATCTAGCCAATCATGGCTTAACAAGATCAATACTAGCTAATAAAGTAAATCTAAACATGATTAAGCAATAAGCAAGAGTAAATTGTACCAAACTTAAGAAATTACAAAAGTgacaaatgaagaagatgaagatgatgaagaacaagcccTAGATATTGATTCAATCTTCAAATCCTTGATGTAGAATGGAATGGATGATTGAAACTTGATGAAAACCTTAATAAAATAGctataaaaccctaattttgatcagCCACCACGAACTATTCTATTAAGTGAATGATTGATAATGAAACCCTTAATCTCTTTCTTTTTATACTCTTCAAAATCTGCCCAAAAAACGCAGGTGGAACGTCGTTCCTTGTCTTCATGCTTGGAACGTCGTTCTGGAATTATGGAACGGCGTTCTTGAATCGTGCTAGAATTCCATTTTCTCCTGTTACCATTTTCTTGTAAATTTCCCAGGTAGAACATCGTTCCTGGCTTTGGAACGGCGTTCTTGATGATGGAATGGCGTTCTTAGATAGTAGAACGTCGTTCTTGTTTCCAGGATGagcactttgcagttttcttgatcATTTTACacactttggtcaattttacaccaaatttacACTTAGAACTGAAATAGCACTCATAACGCTATAAAACCCAAGAACATAGCTTTTCGAGTACTTTGGTAATGAAAACCGAGTAAAACGAGGTAGATATTGCGTGAGAAACTTAGCGTGAATGAGCAATATTAAACtccctacatttgaaccttgcttgtcctcaagcaagcataCAATAAACAAGCCTCGGAGATAAAGAGCAATAAGATGATTAAAGCCAAAGTGCAAAAAGTTTGGACAACAATTGATACCTTCATAAATACGCACTCGATGGCTAGAGTGATCTCCAAAAACTTGCATTTGCTTAGGACCAAGCATAAActcatcttttcttcttcttcttcttctttcaaaCATCAACAAAAACTCGAACATTAAGCTCCAAACCTCTACAACTCATTATTTCATCAAATGGGGCAATGGTGGGGGTGGTAATTCTTGACCAAATCTTCAATTGAACCTCAAAAATACACATCCCTCTTCAAAATCAAGCTCCAAGTCTTCAAACATCCTCGAATCACATAAATTCAAGCCTAGGCTAAACATCTACACATCTTCATTCATCTTGAAACAAACTATCAAACACATGCTCCCTAGAAAGGATCAAATACCCACAGGATTTGCAATTAAGAACAAACATAGCAAGATTCGAGCTTTTTAGTGTAAACGCTTTTAGGAGCATTCAATAGACCATCACAAGCAAAGACTTCAACTTTTCACCCTAACTTCATCACCACCTAGTCAAGGATTGCCCGCACGCTTCTTTTGAGTACAATGGAGCACCAAGTCACATGAGTCGCCCAAGAAAAACGTTTTAGCCTTAAGGAAGACAAggctttaagaaaaccattttcgtTTTTGAAAAGGGAAAACGAGCCAAGTTGTGTAACGAGACAAGTTTTCCGAAAATTTTACGGTTTAAAAGCTTTGTGCATTCCAAAGCCATCCAGGTTTTGGGACAACCGCACAGATAGTTAATGCCTCGGTATATCACCAAAGTGAACTACCTTCTTGCATTGAAGGCGATGAGACAATAACTATCTTGGGCTCATAAAGGCGATGTACATACAAGCCATCTTGGTGGTGGGACGGTCGCACGGGTAGCTACTTTCCCggtatatcaccgaagtgaactaTCCCCCCGTGTCGGAAGCGATGAGAAagcaactaccttgggtgtaagATTGGCAGTGGGTCCATTGCGtgatacttggaagactttacttccaagcttaGGTCTTTTTGGAACAAAACTTAACTtgagagactttactcccaagcttggaacacaacataacttggaagactttacttccaagtttggaagacttgacttccaaaacaACAAATGGGAAGACTCGACTCTCCCGAGAGTTTCAAAGCCTAAAGCTTTTATTCACCCGTCTACTtctcacataacaagcttttatgattatgttaagaaaaggtaggaagtagatactacaTTTCCGTTAATTGATAGTACAAGTGTACCATAGCTTTTGGCTTTGgcatgtgttgtctagcaacactagcacgaagccattgctcttcatcaagaagatagcacacagtgaagctcggtggctcctcttcccacagtactttacatcttaaaatgatgcaagtatgaaatggtgtagattatgaagtctcctacaccaagtaaaatGAAATTCGAGAGACTTTACTCCCTAACAACAatggatggacttgaatcatccggaagtgttaaagcaTGGAGCTTTAAACACTTGATTTTGGTGCACAGCATGGAAGACTTTAACTTTCGTGCAAAAGTTTTGATTTTTCTTTTGATTTCATCATTTTGAGCAAAAAATCTTTTGAAAGTGGGAGGCTTTAATCCCACTTGAGGATTGCAAGAAAAACATAAAGGGGTGACATTACTTCCCTAAGTTTTGAAATgacaaggaaaagactttacttttccatAATTTACAAGTTCTAGCCATTTAAATGTTTATGATTTGTGTTGATGTAATGGCTAGAGACTTGTTCTAAAAATTATATCAACATTGCAAGTTTAATCTTTAAAGTGTATGTGACAAGTTTAATCCGAAAAGTTCAAAAAGGCCCGAGATTTTAACTCTCTCtccctacatttagtttgatgcaatgccctcattgcatttAAACGATAAGATAAGTAAAAATGAGGGACATTTTGAAAATAGAATAGAAGAGAGGAAATAAAGTAAAACCGAAATTAGATCAAGTGATCTTTGTTGTCATCAATCGGAATAAATGTAGTCACCAAAGAATGCAAGTTGGTGAGCTTGACTCCTGAACTTAATGTCAGGCTTGGATCAATCACTAAAAATTGTATCCTGCCACTAAGATCGACAAACAAACAAAATATACCACATACAAATCCACAAGCAATCACAAAATTATTATAATCATAGCGTGATATTGTATGAGAATAGCAATACAAGTGTACTACCTCGCACCAAATCAATGATCCGAAGATCCCACACAATTATCAAAATAGTTTAAACTACAAACCAAGTCATAAGATTATATCATAAATCACGATGAATCAATAGTTACCCACTTAACCTTTACGCGCGAGGTTCCTTCACCTTTACAATGAGTCATCGAATTGCGTGATCTTGCCTTTAAAACATGCCTTTGCTTGTACTCCTTGACACCAAAGCGCGTCATTGGAAGTTTCTCCAACCCTTCTAAGTTAATCCCTAGGTACTTGGCAATGCGAGTAACATAGTGACCACCAACACTTGGTAGCCTAGCTTTATCTTCGGTTGCATCAAAGAGGTAGCTTGCAATGAGGTTAGGAACATGGATGTGTTTCTGCTTATGAATCAACCAAATATCGAACGATGTCATCCTATCCTCATCCTCCATGCGGTGGAAAACCATATTTACAAAGAACCCTTGAATACATCTAAGTGTAGGATTTAAAAGTGCTTGAGGCACTAGGTTGGCGGGCATGAACTCGGCTTTGCTAATCTTATGCCAAACCTTCTTTAGATCGAACTCATTCAGATTGAAAGTCATACAATCGGCCAAGTACATGTAAGTGATATTAGGAGAGGCATCATTGTAAAGATTTAAACTTGACATGAATTGCGCCATACTCAATTTCCACTCTTCGCCCCCTAACCTAAACGTGAGGTaatcctctagccacggcgaacctACTCTAAAATGGACCCTCAAGGTTGTTAGAAATTCTCGAGTTAACAAGGGGTAGACATCCTTACGGATATCAAGCAAAGGTCCCTATGGGTTCGTGATTATACGGAATTCCTCAACCTTAAATGTGTCCCTAATCTCAATAATCATCCCCGCGTGTTCTAGTGAAACCCAATCAATATACTTGGCCGGGCACACTGGTAATTGAATTCTATTAAGCATTCGAGACTTTAAAGCTTCGTTTTGAAGAACCTCTTGTAACCATTCATCGGCATTGGATGCTCGCTTCTTTCCTTTGTAGATCACCTAAAACACAAACACAAAAACACAACAAACGTATTTCCAATTTCATAGCGTTAGCAAACAACAAATTTCTCTCAATCAAACAACAATGGGGCATACGCCCCCTACATTTAATCCATTAACACAAGCTTCACAATTTTCATGTTTAGGCTAAAATGATCAACGTGCAATGATCGTACAATGGTCAACTCGGGTCAAACTAGATAAGTGCAATTCTAGAAAATCTAAATAACCTTGCAAGCATACCGAAAACACATATTAAAATCACTAGCCATAGTGTTTCATGCTTCAAATTACAAATTCAATGTCAAAAAGTCAATGCCGGTCAAACCCTAAAGTCATTAACCCTAATCTCAATTACATAGCGAAAGAAACACCAAATTTAAGGGTACATGGCAATAGCATATTGGTTAACTAGCAAACAACCTTAGACAACACCCAATTTCATCCCTTACATCCAAACTTAAAAAGTCCCAATTTTTAGAAAACCCTAGAATCACAAAGTTGAATTTAAACATGGCAAACATGTAAATCAACAACATTGCAACCTAGAATCAAcaatattatcatcataatcaacTTAGATCTAGCATAATTGACAAGCATGGCACATCAAGTAAAAAGCATGAAGATTTCACAAATAAGTGCAATTAAGTGAAATAAGTGCAAGATCATACTTGAAACATGTTTGATGTTGATAAATTAGCAAGATCCTTGAAGAAAATAGATGAATTAGATGAAATAAATCAGGTTTTTAAGTGTGCAAGTCGGAGGTAAGAAAGTTATATGAGTGTGAAAGAGTAATTTAAATAAATCCTGAAAACACATTCAAAATAGGGCCTGGAACGCCATTCCATACGCTGAAACGTCGTTCCAGTTTACCAAGAAATTGGAACGCAGTTCCTAAAATCACAAGGTCATTCTACCTGAAAGAGGAACGTCGTTCTTCAATTAAGAACATCGTTCCTGAAGGTGCCTAAAACTACTTCTGTTCAAAGTTGAGAAAAGGAACGTCGTTCTGTCAATAGGAACGTCGTTCCTGAAACTGTCTAGAACTTGTTCTGTTTACgtatgagaaaaagaacatcgttcCATATCTTGGAACGTTGTTTCTGGAGCAGATTTCCAGTTTTTCAAAGTTTAAGTTTAAACAAGCACCTTCCTACCCAAATTACCAACTATTTTTGGTCTTTTCAAATTTCCTAAATGTATGAAATGCAACTATATGCCAATGCAAGCTAAAAAAATGCAAAAACAAACAATTCTACATGAAATGCAAACTAACATGAACAAATATACACATACGTGATCATTTTTGGTCTACGGTCTATCACATGACCCGTTTAAGCACAAGAGTATCACTTAGGGTAGAGCTTGATGTTATCAAGCTCGAAAACGTTGATTTCATCAAAGTAAAGCCTTAATCGGTGACCATTCACCTTGAAAGTATCCTTATCTCCATATAACTCAACATAACCCGTTGGGTAAGCTTTCTTAACTATATAAGGACCCAACCATTTAGACTATAACTTACCGGGCGAGAACTTAAAACGTGAATTGAACACTAAAACCTTGTCGTTTGGGTGAAATTCCTTGGAACCTTTAAGTCGAGCGTTATGCCATCGTTTTGTCTTCTCTTTGTATGTCAAAGAGTTTTCGTATGCCTCTAATCTAAGCTCCATTAATTCGTGCAATTGCATCATCCGTTTTTCCTTGGCTTGTTCTAGGTCTAGGTTTACCTCCTTCAATGCCCAAAATGCTCTATGCTCTACTTCTACCGAGATGTGACATGCTTTCCCATAAAGTATACGAAATGGAGTTGTGCCTATTGGTGTCTTATAAGCGTTTCTAAATGCCAATAAGGCGTCATCAAGCTTGGTTAACCAAACCTTAGGATTACTGCTAACCGTCTTTTCCAAAAAAAAATTCaaagcacgattcgtgttctcgacTTGACCACTAGTTTGGGGATGGTAAGGGGGTCGAAAAACGATGTGTTACACCATATTTTTCCATTACTCTCTCCATAAGACTATTAGCAAAGTGCGTGCCTCGATCCGAGATCAACGTATTTGGCACTCCAAACCTAGAAAACAAATTCTTCAAAAACTTAACAACTGCCCTAGCATCATTGGTTGGCAAGGCTTTGGCCTCGGCCCATTTTGAAACATAATCTAGCGTAACCAAAATATAGAGAAACTTGTTCGAATTCgaaaatggacccatgaagtctagGCCCCATACATCAAATATCTCACATATTTGAATGCCgttttgaggcatttcatccctctTTGAAATGGATCCGGACCTTTGGCAAGAATCACAACGTTTCACCAACTCATGGGCGTCCTTGAATATTGTGGGCTAATAAAATTCGGAATCAAACACATTTTTAGCGGTGTGATTCGGCCCAAAATGCCCCCCGTTGGTCCACTATGAAAACTTCTCAAAATATCTCGAGCTTTTT
This genomic interval carries:
- the LOC139901846 gene encoding uncharacterized protein → MTKLLEKDQPFLFDDECIEAFNLLKEKLINPPIFISPDWDKDFELMCDASDYVLGAVFGQRVDQHFRSIHYASKTLNGAQLNYTTTEKEILAVVFAFDKFRFYLVLSKTIVYTNHSALKYLLQKKDAKHRLIRWPTIFKDAHELVKRCDSCQRSGSISKRDEMPQNGIQICEIFDVWGLDFMGPFSNSNKFLYILVTLDYVSKWAEAKALPTNDARAVVKFLKNLFSRFGVPNTLISDRGTHFANSLMERTVSSNPKVWLTKLDDALLAFRNAYKTPIGTTPFRILYGKACHISVEVEHRAFWALKEVNLDLEQAKEKRMMQLHELMELRLEAYENSLTYKEKTKRWHNARLKVKKAYPTGYVELYGDKDTFKPKHENCEACVNGLNVGGVIYKGKKRASNADEWLQEVLQNEALKSRMLNRIQLPVCPAKYIDWVSLEHAGMIIEIRDTFKVEEFRIITNP